The following proteins come from a genomic window of Castor canadensis chromosome 17, mCasCan1.hap1v2, whole genome shotgun sequence:
- the Tcta gene encoding T-cell leukemia translocation-altered gene protein isoform X2, giving the protein MAEPWSGQYFQALPATVLGTLGTLGSEFLKEWEAQDMRVTLFKLLLLWLVLSLLGIQLAWGFYGNTVTGLYHRPGLGGQNGSTPDGSTYFPSWETAANEPLKTHRE; this is encoded by the exons ATGGCGGAGCCTTGGTCTGGGCAGTACTTTCAGGCTCTACCCGCCACGGTGCTGGGCACTCTAGGCACCCTGGGCAGCGAGTTCCTAAAGGAGTGGGAGGCGCAGGACATGCGCGTGACCCTCTTCAAGTTGCTGCTGCTGTGGTTGGTGTTAAGTCTCCTGGGCATCCAGCTGGCGTGGGGGTTCTACGGGAACACGGTGACCGGGTTGTATCACCGCCCAG GTCTGGGCGGCCAGAATGGATCTACACCTGATGGCTCTACTTACTTCCCTTCGTG GGAAACAGCAGCAAATGAACCTCTCAAAACCCACAGAGAATAA
- the Tcta gene encoding T-cell leukemia translocation-altered gene protein isoform X1 → MAEPWSGQYFQALPATVLGTLGTLGSEFLKEWEAQDMRVTLFKLLLLWLVLSLLGIQLAWGFYGNTVTGLYHRPALMCSCLQVWAARMDLHLMALLTSLRGKQQQMNLSKPTENKGRQQQKGLQRHYWICWLLHWVLMLPRSLGQLQEAQGWRQRVPQCLQGIIPLPLALPSTAPGTG, encoded by the exons ATGGCGGAGCCTTGGTCTGGGCAGTACTTTCAGGCTCTACCCGCCACGGTGCTGGGCACTCTAGGCACCCTGGGCAGCGAGTTCCTAAAGGAGTGGGAGGCGCAGGACATGCGCGTGACCCTCTTCAAGTTGCTGCTGCTGTGGTTGGTGTTAAGTCTCCTGGGCATCCAGCTGGCGTGGGGGTTCTACGGGAACACGGTGACCGGGTTGTATCACCGCCCAG CTCTGATGTGTTCCTGCCTCCAGGTCTGGGCGGCCAGAATGGATCTACACCTGATGGCTCTACTTACTTCCCTTCGTG GGAAACAGCAGCAAATGAACCTCTCAAAACCCACAGAGAATAAGGGAAGGCAGCAGCAAAAGGGTCTCCAGAGGCATTACTGGATCTGCTGGCTCCTACATTGGGTCCTGATGCTGCCTAGATCCCTGGGACAACTGCAGGAGGCTCAGGGTTGGAGACAGAGAGTACCCCAGTGTTTGCAGGGCATAATTCCATTGCCTTTGGCCTTGCCTTCAACAGCCCCAGGTACTGGGTGA
- the Amt gene encoding aminomethyltransferase, mitochondrial isoform X2: MRRAVSMVSPLGFRLQALPSTLGRPLSCAQDVLRRTPLYDFHLAKGGKMVTFAGWSLPVQYQDTHVDSHLHTRRHCSLFDVSHMLQTKIFGRDRVKLMESLVVGDIAELKPNQGTLSLFTNEAGGILDDLIVTSTSEEHLYVVSNAGCWEKDLALMQDKVRELQNRGDDVGLEVVDNALLALQGPTAAQVLQAGVADDLKKLPFMTSAVMEVFGVSGCRVTRCGYTGEDGVEISVPAAGAVHLATALLENPEVKLAGLAARDSLRLEAGLCLYGNDIDENTTPVEGSLGWTLGAVTSGCPSPSLKKNVAMGYVPPKYSRPGTQLLVEVRRKQQMAVVSKMPFVPTNYYTFK; this comes from the exons ATGCGGCGGGCAGTGAGCATGGTGTCCCCTCTGGGCTTTCGCCTGCAGGCGCTTCCCTCTACCCTGGGTCGCCCACTCAGTTGCGCACAG GATGTACTCCGAAGGACTCCTCTCTATGATTTCCACCTGGCCAAAGGTGGGAAAATGGTGACATTTGCTGGTTGGAGTCTGCCGGTGCAGTACCAGGACACTCATGTTGACTCACACCTGCATACACGCCGGCACTGCTCGCTCTTTGATGTGTCCCACATGCTGCAG ACCAAGATATTTGGTCGTGACCGGGTGAAGCTGATGGAGAGCCTGGTGGTTGGTGACATTGCAGAGCTAAAGCCAAACCAG GGGACCCTGTCACTGTTTACCAATGAGGCTGGAGGCATCTTAGATGACTTGATTGTGACCAGTACTTCTGAGGAGCACCTGTATGTGGTGTCCAATGCTGGCTGCTGGGAGAAGGACTTGGCCCTCATGCAG GACAAGGTCAGGGAGCTTCAGAACAGGGGTGATGATGTGGGCCTGGAGGTGGTGGATAATGCTCTGCTAGCACTGCAAG GCCCCACTGCAGCTCAGGTGCTACAGGCTGGCGTGGCAGATGACCTGAAGAAACTGCCCTTCATGACCAGTGCTGTGATGGAGGTGTTTGGTGTGTCTGGCTGTCGTGTGACCCGTTGTGGCTACACAGGAGAGGATGGTGTGGAG ATATCAGTACCAGCGGCTGGGGCCGTGCACCTGGCAACTGCTCTGCTGGAAAATCCAGAGGTAAAGCTGGCAGGGCTGGCGGCCCGGGACAGCCTGCGCTTGGAGGCAGGCCTCTGCCTGTATGGGAATGACATTGATGAAAATACCACACCTGTGGAGGGCAGTCTCGGATGGACATTGG GTGCTGTAACCAGTGGCTGCCCATCACCCTCCCTAAAGAAGAATGTGGCGATGGGTTATGTGCCTCCCAAGTATAGTCGGCCAGGGACACAGCTGCTGGTGGAGGTGCGGCGGAAGCAGCAGATGGCTGTGGTCAGCAAAATGCCTTTTGTGCCCACGAACTACTACACTTTCAAATAA
- the Amt gene encoding aminomethyltransferase, mitochondrial isoform X1, with product MRRAVSMVSPLGFRLQALPSTLGRPLSCAQDVLRRTPLYDFHLAKGGKMVTFAGWSLPVQYQDTHVDSHLHTRRHCSLFDVSHMLQTKIFGRDRVKLMESLVVGDIAELKPNQGTLSLFTNEAGGILDDLIVTSTSEEHLYVVSNAGCWEKDLALMQDKVRELQNRGDDVGLEVVDNALLALQGPTAAQVLQAGVADDLKKLPFMTSAVMEVFGVSGCRVTRCGYTGEDGVEISVPAAGAVHLATALLENPEVKLAGLAARDSLRLEAGLCLYGNDIDENTTPVEGSLGWTLGKRRRAAMDFPGAKVIVPQLKGVVQRRRVGLMCEGAPMRAHSPILSTEGSVIGAVTSGCPSPSLKKNVAMGYVPPKYSRPGTQLLVEVRRKQQMAVVSKMPFVPTNYYTFK from the exons ATGCGGCGGGCAGTGAGCATGGTGTCCCCTCTGGGCTTTCGCCTGCAGGCGCTTCCCTCTACCCTGGGTCGCCCACTCAGTTGCGCACAG GATGTACTCCGAAGGACTCCTCTCTATGATTTCCACCTGGCCAAAGGTGGGAAAATGGTGACATTTGCTGGTTGGAGTCTGCCGGTGCAGTACCAGGACACTCATGTTGACTCACACCTGCATACACGCCGGCACTGCTCGCTCTTTGATGTGTCCCACATGCTGCAG ACCAAGATATTTGGTCGTGACCGGGTGAAGCTGATGGAGAGCCTGGTGGTTGGTGACATTGCAGAGCTAAAGCCAAACCAG GGGACCCTGTCACTGTTTACCAATGAGGCTGGAGGCATCTTAGATGACTTGATTGTGACCAGTACTTCTGAGGAGCACCTGTATGTGGTGTCCAATGCTGGCTGCTGGGAGAAGGACTTGGCCCTCATGCAG GACAAGGTCAGGGAGCTTCAGAACAGGGGTGATGATGTGGGCCTGGAGGTGGTGGATAATGCTCTGCTAGCACTGCAAG GCCCCACTGCAGCTCAGGTGCTACAGGCTGGCGTGGCAGATGACCTGAAGAAACTGCCCTTCATGACCAGTGCTGTGATGGAGGTGTTTGGTGTGTCTGGCTGTCGTGTGACCCGTTGTGGCTACACAGGAGAGGATGGTGTGGAG ATATCAGTACCAGCGGCTGGGGCCGTGCACCTGGCAACTGCTCTGCTGGAAAATCCAGAGGTAAAGCTGGCAGGGCTGGCGGCCCGGGACAGCCTGCGCTTGGAGGCAGGCCTCTGCCTGTATGGGAATGACATTGATGAAAATACCACACCTGTGGAGGGCAGTCTCGGATGGACATTGG GGAAGCGCCGCAGAGCTGCTATGGACTTCCCAGGAGCCAAAGTCATTGTTCCCCAGCTGAAAGGCGTGGTGCAGAGGAGGCGTGTGGGGTTGATGTGTGAGGGTGCCCCGATGAGGGCGCACAGTCCCATCCTGAGCACAGAAGGCAGCGTGATTG GTGCTGTAACCAGTGGCTGCCCATCACCCTCCCTAAAGAAGAATGTGGCGATGGGTTATGTGCCTCCCAAGTATAGTCGGCCAGGGACACAGCTGCTGGTGGAGGTGCGGCGGAAGCAGCAGATGGCTGTGGTCAGCAAAATGCCTTTTGTGCCCACGAACTACTACACTTTCAAATAA